One segment of Panicum virgatum strain AP13 chromosome 3K, P.virgatum_v5, whole genome shotgun sequence DNA contains the following:
- the LOC120697362 gene encoding protein AGENET DOMAIN (AGD)-CONTAINING P1-like: MRPPRTPRRRDAASLQPAAAFSPGDLVEVLPDEPGLRGAHFAAVVVGPSTKPRGYTVEYDALLESEDSDRKLREAVPARNLRPRPPPPRAPTTGEAPAVHAAVDALLDDAWWHGVTLGGADGAGKVKVCFPETREVMEFDASDVRPHLEWADGEWCSPDSMEIPRTMPYTKGMQIEVSKVEDNSVVAWLPAVVAKTIWKNNLLVEYTVSKSGGIALSEEIVDVKHVRPCPPQASAISFCINDEVEAFQGGGWWLGVITEVHPELKYTIKSIHLGVEVQLSQKLLRLRYDWVDGQWKQESQNTLKPKLTHGVKVEVSSDDEGFRGAWFEATVVKSAGSKFLVEYVALKADDETKPLKEAVEARHIRPSPPCIPVVDGFKLLDEVDAYCNDGWWVGVVSKVISNQKYMVYFRPWKEEREFEHGQLRFHCDWMGGRWMRASPALEM; encoded by the exons ATGCGCCCGCCGCGAACACCCCGCCGGCGCGACGCGGCGTCGTTGCAGCCTGCCGCGGCGTTTAGCCCCGGCGACCTCGTGGAGGTGCTCCCTGACGAGCCCGGCCTGCGCGGTGCCCACTTCGCGGCAGTTGTCGTGGGGCCCAGCACCAAGCCCCGGGGCTACACCGTCGAGTACGACGCCCTCCTCGAGTCCGAGGACTCCGACCGCAAGCTCCGGGAGGCCGTGCCGGCTCGGAacctccgcccgcgcccgccgccgccccgggcgCCCACCACGGGGGAGGCGCCCGCGGTGCACGCCGCCGTCGATGCGCTCCTGGACGACGCCTGGTGGCACGGGGTCACCCTCGGCGGCGCGGATGGGGCCGGGAAGGTGAAGGTGTGCTTCCCGGAGACCAGAGAGGTCATGGAGTTCGACGCCTCCGACGTCCGGCCCCACCTCGAGTGGGCCGACGGCGAGTGGTGCTCCCCCGATAGCATG GAGATACCCAGGACAATGCCATACACAAAAGGAATGCAAATAGAAGTTTCCAAAGTTGAGGATAATTCTGTTGTTGcttggttacctgcagttgtGGCAAAGACTATCTGGAAGAACAACCTCTTAGTGGAGTACACTGTATCGAAGAGTGGTGGTATTGCCTTGTCTGAGGAGATTGTTGATGTGAAGCATGTTAGGCCTTGCCCACCACAAGCATCAGCTATTAGTTTCTGCATCAATGATGAGGTTGAAGCATTCCAAGGTGGTGGCTGGTGGCTAGGGGTGATTACTGAGGTTCATCCAGAATTAAAATACACAATTAAGTCAATACATTTAGGGGTGGAAGTTCAGTTGAGCCAGAAATTACTGAGGCTTCGATATGACTGGGTTGATGGTCAATGGAAACAAGAATCACAG AATACACTCAAACCAAAACTTACACATGGCGTCAAGGTTGAAGTCAGCAGCGATGATGAAGGTTTTCGCGGAGCTTGGTTTGAGGCAACTGTTGTTAAATCCGCTGGCAGCAAGTTTCTGGTGGAATATGTTGCACTGAAGGCCGATGACGAGACCAAACCTTTGAAAGAAGCTGTAGAAGCGCGGCACATTAGACCTTCCCCTCCATGTATCCCTGTTGTCGACGGATTCAAGTTACTTGATGAGGTTGATGCCTACTGCAACGATGGATGGTGGGTTGGTGTGGTATCCAAGGTTATCAGCAATCAGAAGTACATGGTCTACTTCAGGCCTTGGAAGGAAGAGAGGGAATTCGAGCATGGACAGCTGAGGTTTCACTGCGACTGGATGGGAGGAAGGTGGATGCGGGCCTCCCCG GCACTGGAGATGTGA